The sequence GACCTCGGCGCCCGCACCCCCGAGGAGACGGCGGTCGCGGTGGCCGCGGAGATCGTCGCCAGCCGGCGCGGCGGCGGCTGCCTGCCGCTGTCGGCCGGCTCCGGGCCGATCCACCACGACCTGGCGCGGGCCACCGCCAGCACCGAGGTCCGGCTCCGGTCCGCCTGAGTTCTGCCTGCCCGCAGCGGTGGTCCCACCCGAGTTCTGCCTGCCCGTACCGGTGATCCCGCCCGAGCCGCTCGCTCGGGCGGGATCTTCGTTTTCCCCCGGTGGTCACCCCGGCCGCCCCGATAGCGGATGATGTGCCAGTGCAAAACGCAGATCAGTTCGGGTTCGCCGATGATGCCGGCCCGCCCTCCTCGCCCGCACCACCGCCGTCCTCCGTGGACCTGGACCGGGCCGTACGGGCCGCCCAGGAGGGCGACGAAGAGGCCTTCAGACAGGTGTTCCGCACGGTGCAGCCCCTGCTGCTGCGCTATCTGCGGGTATTGGTGGGCGGCGACGCCTCGGACGCCGAGGACATCGCCTCCGAGACCTGGCTGCAGATCACCCGCGACCTGCACTCCTTCCACGGCGACGGGGACGGCTTCCGCGGCTGGGCCGCGACCATCGCGCGGCACCGGGCGCTGGACCACCTGCGGGCCAGACGGCGCCGGCCGACCGCCGACCTGCCGGTCGAGTACCTCACCGACCTGCCGGCCGGGGACGACACCGAGGGCGCGGTGCTGGCCGCCGTCGGCACCCAGCAGGCCCTGGCGCTGATCGCCGGCCTGCCCAAGGACCAGGCCGAGGCGGTGCTGCTGCGGGTGGTGCTGCAACTGGACGCGGAGAGCGCCGCCCAGGTGCTCGGCAAGCGGGCCGGCACCGTGCGGATGGCCGCCCACCGCGGCCTGCGAAGACTGGCCAAGCTGCTGGACGCCCCCGCCACGGTGCCCGCGCAGCGCCCGGGATCGACCCGTGCGAAGAAAAACTCTCCCGAAGGTGTGACACAACCGGGGGCCTCGACGCTGAAGGACATGAGATGAGCACCAACCGATCCCGTCGGATCGACCGCGCCGCCGCCGAGCACCTGCTCAGCGGCCACGCCGTCGATGCGCAGGGCGGTCAGGGGGCCCTCGCCGACCTGCTCGCCGCCGCGGCCGCACCTGCGACCGAGGCCGAGCTGGCTGGGGAGGAGGCGGCCATGACCGCGTTCCGGGAGGCTGCCCGGCTCAACCTGACGCCCGACCAGCAGTTGAACACCGCCCAGTTGAACACCGCCCCGACCTCTCCTTCCCCGACGACCCGGAGCCGCCCGATGGCCAGCTGCCCACCGCAGCGCTCTCGCGCGCCGCGCAAGCGCGCGGGCACCCGGTTCGTCGGCGCCCGTGCCGTGGTGGCCGCCTTCGCGGTGACCGCGCTGGGCGGGGTCGCGGTGGCGGCCGGCACCGGGCACCTGCCCGAGGTGCTCGGCGGCTCCCCGCAGCACACGCCGTCCGAGAACGCCGCGGCCTCCGCACTCATGAGCGCGGGCTCGACCACCGGCGGGGGCGGCGCACCGTCCGGCGGCCAGCCGACCCCGCACAGCACCAGCCCCGCCGCCGTGCGCCCGGCGCCCGGGAGTTCGGCGCCCGGGACCTCGGCCGACGGCACCCCCGGGTCCCCCTCGGCCGGTGCCGACGCGCTGCTCCCGCTCTGCAAGCTCTGGCAGCAGGGCTCCACCGATCCCCGGTTCGAGCCGCTGACGCGCGCGGCGGGCGGCTCGGACCGGGTCCGGGCGTACTGCGCGGACCTGAAGAAGCAGTCCGACGAGGCGACGCCGAGCGCCTCCGCCAAGGCCACCGACGGCGGCGGCCAGGGCAAGCCGGACCCCAACCCGAGCCACGGCAAGCCCGACCCCACGCCCTCCGCCGACCCGAGCAAGACCAAGGCGGATCCGGTTCCCACACCCTCGGGCGGTGGGAACGACGGGCGTTCGCACCCGTCCACGGTGCAGAGCTCCCCTGCGGACGGCCACCGAACGTAGCCGACCGCTGATCCGCACCCCTGATCTTCCGGCCGATGGCGGCTTCCCCGGGCACGCCGTCGACCGGAGTTCCGGTAGCCCTGACTGTGCATGAGTCCGGTTGCCGGTCCCGCCGCCGTGGTGGACTCCCCCGGGTCCACCACGGCGCGGCACAGTCTGGGCCCGGCCCGGTTGGGGTCGGCCGGGCCGGGCCCTGGCTGCCGAATCCCGCGCTGCCGGCTGGGGGACGTTCTGACGCAGCCCGCCTGCCGACCTCCCACCTTCAGGTGACCGCCTGTCGCGCTACGTGTAGGGTGCGGTGGGTGGTCGAACACCGTCCGACCCAACAGCATTGTGTTCGACTGCAGTTGTGCAAGCTCGGGGGAGATCTTGTCATGCCCTTGACATGGAGCTGCAGTGGGGCTATCCGCCACCGCAGTCGCCGCCCACGACGTCCCTGAGCATTCGGAGGCCCGATGGCCAAGCACCTGCTCCACCGTCCTGGCTCCACCGGCGAGCACTTCCTGCAGCAGGCCCACGGCAGCACCGAGCGGGCCGAACGCTTCTACCGGGAACAGGTGCTGGACCACCTCAACCCGAGGATGCGGGAGTTCGTCGCCCGCCAGGAGACGGTCTTCGTGGCCACCAGCGACACCCGGGGCGAGTGCGACGCCAGCTTCCGGGCCGGCCCGCCCGGCTTCCTGCACGTGATCGACGAACGCACCCTGGCCTACCCGGAGTACCGCGGCAACGGCGTACTGGCGAGCCTGGGCAACATCACCGAGAACGGCCATGTCGGCCTGCTGCTCGTCGACTTCGTCCGCGAGGTGATCGGCCTGCACATCAACGGCCGGGCCCGCGTGCTGGACGACGCCACGCTGCGCGGCCGGGTACCGGGCCTGCCGGTGGAGACCGCCCCCGGGCGGCGGGCCGAGCACTGGGTACTGGTCGACATCGACGAGGCCTACATCCACTGCGCCAAGCACATCCCACGCTTCATCCCGGCGCCCCGCACCAGGGCCTGGGGCACCGACGACGCAGGACGCAAGGGCGGCGACTACTTCGGCGCCAAAGAGACCAGTGGCGAAGTCCGCTGACGGACCATCACCTGACGGCATCCATGACTGAGACTGACAACCTGACCCTGATCCGGTCCAGCTTCGCCCTCGTCCAGCAGCACGGGGACAAGCTCACCGGCCACTTCTACGCGACGCTCTTCCTGAACAACCCACAGGTCCGCGAGCTCTTCCCGCCCGCGATGGACATGCAGCGCGACCGGCTCTTCCGGGCCCTGGCCGGCGCTGTCCGGATGCTCGACCGGCCGGAGGAACTGACCACCTTCCTCCAGCAGTTGGGCCGCGACCACCGCAAGTACGGGGTGCGCGCCGAGCACTACGACGCGGTCGGCGCCGCGCTGCTCGCCACCCTCAGCCGGTTCGCGGGCGAGGCCTGGACCCCCGCCGTCGAGCGGGCCTGGACCGAGGCCTACGGCCAGATCGCCGCCGCGATGAGCGGGGCCGCCGACGCCGAGGCCGACCTGACCCCGCCCAGCTGGCTGGCCGAGGTGGTCGGCCACGAGCAGCGCCGCCCCGACCTGGCCGTGCTGACCCTGCGCCCCGACGCGCCCTTCCCCTACCGGGCCGGCCAGTACACCACCGTGGAGACCGCCCGCTGGCCGCGGGTCTGGCGCCCCTACTCGATCGCCAACGCGCCGCGCCGCGACGGCCTGTTGACCCTGCACGTGCGCGCCGTGCCGGCCGGCTGGGTGAGCAACACCCTGGTCCACCACACCCAGGTCGGCGACGTGGTCCGGCTCGGCCCCGGACGCGGCAGCATGACGCTGCCCGAGCGTCCGGCCCGCCGGGTGGTCTGCGTGGCCGGCGGCACCGGACTGGCCCCGATCAAGGCGCTGGTGGAGGAGATGATCGCGCGCCACCGCCCGCTCACCCTGCACCTGTTCGTGGGTGTCCGGCGGGAGAGCGACTTCTACGACCTGCAGAGCCTGCACCAGCTCTCCAGCGTCTTCCCGCGCCTGCTGCTGGTCCCGGTGGTCTCCGAGGAGATCGGCTTCCAGGGCGTCCAGGGGCGGCTGCCCGAGGTGGTGCCCGCCCAGGGCCACTGGAACGAGCACGAGGTCTTCGTGGCCGGCCCCGACGACATGGTGGTCAGCATGGTCGAGCGCTTCCACCGCGAGGGCGTCCCCGCCGAGCGGCTGCACTACGACCTGAACACCACGCCGGCGGAACTGGACATCACCTCGGGCCTGTTGGACTCCTCCGGGACTCCGGCCGGCACACCGCCGACCGGCTCACCCCGGGTTGAAGCGGGCGGCGAGCCGCAGCAGCCCCGGTGACAGGCGGCCGAGCAGGCGGGCCGCCTTGGCCTCCACGGTGACCGGGACCACCGGCTTTCCGGTCCGCACCGCCTTGACGATCTCGGCGGCGACCTTCTCCGGCGGGAAGCCGCGGCGGGCGTACATCTTGGAGACCCGGGCCTGCTTGGCGGCCTGTTCGGCGGCGTCCAGACCGGAGAAGGTGGAGGTGCGGGTGATGTTGGTGTTCACGATGCCCGGGCAGATCGCGCTCACCCCGATGCCGCTGGAGGCGAGTTCGGCCCGCAGGCAGTCGGAGAGCATCAGCACCGCGGCCTTGCTGGTGGCGTAGGCGGCCAGCACCTTGGACGGCAGGTAGGCGGCCGCCGAGGCCAGGTTGACGATGTGCCCGCCCTGCCCGCGCTCGGCCATCAGCGAGCCGAAGGCGCGGCAACCGTGGATCACGCCCCAGAGGTTGACGTCCAGGACCCGCTGCCACTCCTTCTCGGTGGTCTGCAGGAAGGTCCCCGAGTGGCCGATCCCGGCGTTGTTGACCAGCACGTCCGGCACCCCGTGGGCGGCCGCGACGGTCTGCGCGAAGGCGTCCATGCCCGGTCCGTCACTGACGTCCACCTGGTAGGCGTGGCCCGCGCCGCCGAGCAGGGTGACCAGTTCGGCGGTCCGCTCGGCGGCCGGCAGGTCGAGGTCGCAGACCACCACGGTGGCCCGCTGCTCGGCGAAGGCCAGCGCGGTGGCCCGGCCGATCCCGCTGCCGGCTCCGGTGATCACCACCAACGGGCCGGTGGCCCGTTTCGGTTCCGCGCCGCCCTCGATCCGGGCGGTGAACTCGCGGACCATCGCGGCCACCGCCGGCCCCTGCTCCAGCAGCGCCGACCAGTGGGTCGCGTTGAGCTCGCGCCGGGTCAGGTCCGGCACCCAGCGCTCCAGGCCCTCGGAGAGGAACGGGTTGACGTAGTGGTCGCGCCGCAGCGTGATCAGCTGCACCGGGACCAGGGTCGGCCGCTCGCGCGGGTTGCGCAGCGTCGGACGCATGTTGGCGCGGTACAACTCGATCCCGCGCACCGCGTCCTGACGCAATGTCGACTGCGGGTGGTCGGGTCGCGGCCGGACCGCCTCCAGGTCGCGCAGCACCCGCGGCCAGGCCCTGGCCAGGCCGAACTTCCAGGTCGCCGGCGCCAGGACGGGCAGGTGGAAGACGGTGATGTACCAGGAGTGCGCGCCCTGGACCAGGAGTTGGCGCAGGTGGCGGGGGTGGGGGCGGCGCAGCCGGTGGCGGATCCAGTAGCCCAGGTGGTCCAGGCAGGGCCCGGACATCGTGGTGTACGAGGCGAGTCGGCGCTCGGCGCCGGGTTCGGTGACCGCCTCCCAGGACTGCAGCGAACCCCAGTCGTGTGCGACCACGTGCACCGGCCGGTCGGGGCTGACGGCGTCGGCCACCGCGAACAGGTCGTTGGCCAGCAGTTCGAGCCGGTACCCGTCGCGGCTGTCCGGCGCGCCGGACTCGCCGGCCCCGCGCACGTCGTAGCGGACCACGTGGTGGTCGGCGGCGAGCTCGGCGGCCACGTCGTCCCAGACCCGGTGGGTGTCGGGGTAGCCGTGCACCAGCAGCACGGTCGGCGCGGTGGGGTCACCCTGCTCGAAGACGGCGAGTTCGACGCCGGCCGAGTGCACGAAGCGGCGCCGGGGCACGGCGGTGTCGCGTGGTTCGGTGGTGCTCATCGGGCGGCCTCCGCAAGCGTGGTCCAGCGCCGCACGTGCGGCAGGTCGTCGTCCAGCCAGTAGGCATCGTCCTCGGTGACCACCAGCAGTTCCTCGAACTTGATACCCGTTTCGCGCAGGCCGATGTGCGGTTCGACCGCCCACAGGCCGGGGGTCGGCGCGTGCCGGGAGGAGCGGCCGTCGGCCCAGAGCGGGGAGCGGCCGTGCAGGCGCTCGCTGATCAGCTCTCGGCCCAGGGTCTGCAGGGTGCGCAGTCCGAAGCCGAATAGGTTGACGCCGGCCGGGGCCCGGCTGGTGTTGCGGGTCACCTGATGGCCGATCACCCGGCCCGGGTAGACCTGGTGGCGGTTGTCGTAGCCGTGCGCGGCGATCTGCGCGTCCACGGCGGCGTAGACCTCGTTCAGCGGCTTGCGGGCCTTGACCTCGCGCAGGATCAGCTCCCGGTAGACCTTGAGGTCCAGCGCCAGCCGGTCCCAGACGGCGTTCTCGCCGACCTTGCCGCCGTAGCCGATGTCGGCCGTGTAGCCGTCCACCACCGGCGCGCAGTCCAGCACGTACGGCATGCCCTCCTCGAGCACCCGCTTGCCCGCGAAGAACTGCAGCGGGGTGTGGAAGTGCCGGAAGGCGGTGCGGTCGCCGAACCAGGCGAACGGCACGTGGAAGAAGTCGTCGACGCCCTCGGCCACCAGGCAGTGCCGCAGCTTGGCGGTGGCCTGTCGCTCGGTCACCCCCGGTTCGATCCAGGCCGCGACCTGTTCGGCGCAGTGGTAGGCGAGCTGTTGGACCTCGCGGAAGCGGCCGAGGTCCTGGGTGGAGTAGTCGAAGCCGGGCATCTGTTCAGACCTCCAGGACCAGGGTTTCGCCCTCGGCCGCCCGGGAGACGCAGGGCAGCAGGGCGCCGTCCGCGCGTTCCTCGGCGGTGAGGCGGCGGTCGCGGTGCTCGGGGGTGCCGGCCAGCAGCTGGACCTTGCAGGTGCCGCAGAATCCCTGGTGGCAGGAGTACGGCAGGTCGGGCCTGGCCTCGCGCAGCACGTCGAGGGCGGAGCGGTCGGCCGGGACCGGCAGGGTCTCGCCGTCGGCACCGAGCCGGATCGAGAACGGGCGGCCGTCCAGGATCGGGGCGGCGCCGAACCGCTCGAAGTGCAGCGCGGTGGCGGGCGAGGCGTCGAACGCGCCCTGGACGGCGGCCAGCATGGGGGTCGGGCCGCAGCAGTAGACGGCGGTGCCGGGGGTGGCCCGGGCCAGCAGCTCCGCGCCGGTGGGGATCCGTCCGGTCAGCAGGGTGACCCTCCCCCGGCCTCCGGCCGGGGGGACTCCCATGGCTGCCAGCGCCGTCAGCTCCCTGGTGAAGGGCATCGCGGCGGCGGTGCGCCCGGCGTACACCAAGTGCCAGTCCAGTCCCCGGCGTTGGGCCTCTCGGGCGATCGGCAGCAGCGGAGTGACGCCGATGCCGCCGGCCAGCAGCAGGACGCTCGGCTCGCCGCAGAAGGCGAAGCCGTTGCGCGGCCGGCGGACCGTCAGCCGGGTGCCGACGTGCAGGTCGTCGTGGATCTCCACCGAGCCGCCGCCCCCGCCCTCGATCCGGCGCACCGCGATCCGGTAGCGGTGGCGGTCGGCCGGGTCGCCGCAGAGCGAGTAGTGGCGCTCCCGGCCCGAGGGCAGCAGCAGCCGCAGGTGGGCGCCGGGCTGCCAGGCGGGCAGCCGGTCCCCGGCCGGGTCGGCCAGCTGCAGCTCCACCACGTCCTCGGCGACCTGCCGGTGCGCGGCGACCACCAGGGCCAGCGGGGTGCGGCCGCGCGGTTCCGGCCTGCGGGGGTTGCGGCGCAGCAGCGGGCCGCCCATGACGGGGGTGTAGAGATCGCTGAAGCGGGTCATGAACCGCATGAAGCGGTCCTGGTGGCCGCGACCGTAGAGGTCCGGCGGCGGGCTCTCCAGGTCGTGCCGGCTGGTGCGGCCGAAGGCGGCGGTGGGCGCTGGTTCGGTGGCCTGGCCGCGCTTGTCGATCCGGGGGTTCGGGGGTGTCATCGGGTGCGTCTCCGGCGGTTCAGTGGGCGCCGGCGGCGCGGGCGGCGGGCGAGCCGGCCAGGTAGCCGAGGGCCTGGGCGCTGGACCCCTCCTGGGTCGGGTGGTAGCCGCGCTTGAGGTAGCGCAGGCCCGAGCGGACCGACTGGACCGGGTCGGGCAGCATGCCGCGCTGGGCGACCTGCCAGGCCTGCTTCCAACTCGGCTGGATCCGCCCGTCCAGACTGGGGTCGGCCGCCAGCAGGAAGCGCACCCCGCGCACCCACAGGTGCACCAGCAGCGGGCCGGACACCATCATGCCGCGCACCCGGCGGAAGTACCCCGGGTCCAGGTGGACCAGCAGGTCGAAGGCGACGCTGCGGTGCTCGACCTCCTCGGCGCCGTGCCAGCGCAGCAGGTCCAGCATCGTCGGGTCGGCCCCGGCCCGGTCCAGTGCGGGCGAGTTGAGCGCCCAGTTTCCCAGGAAGGCGGTGAAGTGCTCGATGGCCGCGACGAAGGCGACCCGCTCGATGATGTTCTCCCGCCGCCGACGCGGGCTCAGGCCGGGCTTGTCGCCCAGCACCCGCTGGAACAGCCAGGCGATCTGACGCACGTACGGGCGCGGGTCGAGCCCCTGGGCGAGCAGGTGGTCGAGCACCTCCTGGTGCGCCTCGGCGTGGATCGACTCCTGGCCGATGAAGCCGAGCACCTCCTCGCGCAGCTGCTCGTCCCGGATCAGCGGCAGCGCCTGCTTGAACAGCTCGACGAACCAGCGCTCGCCCTCGGGCAGCAGCAGGTGCAGGACGTTGATGGTGTGGGTGGCGAACGGCTCGTCCGGAATCCAGTGCAACGGCAGCCGACTCCAGTCGAACTTCACGTCGCGGGGCTCCAGCACGAGGTCGGCGTGCACCTCGGGGGCGGTTCTGGGCATGGGGAACCCTCCTGACCTGCGGGGGTGGCGGCAGCACTTCAAACTACTGGCGAGTACCCCTGGCCACAAGGGTTTGGACCGTTCTTATCGACAGCGAGTCTAATAGTCCTCCATCCGATGGCACTCCAGTCGCGAGCACCGCACGCCGCACCTAACGTGAACAAGCCGGTACTCTCCGGCACCGAAAGGAGAGAGCAGTGATCACAGCACGTGACATCATGCACAGCGGCGCCCAGTGCGTGGAAGGCGGCCAGAGCCTGATGGAGGCCGCGAAGATGATGCGGGACAAGGGCGTCGGCGCCCTCCCGATCTGCGGCCCCGACAAGAAGCTCAAGGGCATCATCACCGAGCGCGACATCATCACGCGATGTATCGCCGAGGGCAAGGACCCGGCCACGATGACCGCCATGGACCTGGCCGGTCACCTGCACTGCGTGCGCGCCGACGACGACATGGACGCGGTGCTCAAGAAGATGGAACAGCACCAGATCCGCCGGATGCCGGTGATCGACAACGAGAAGCTGGTCGGCATGATCACCGAGAAGGACCTCGCCATGGGCCACAAGATGGCCAAGGGCGTGACGGACCAGCAGATCATGCACTTCATGGACAGCATGTTCGTGAAGCACTGACGCACTGACGCGCCGATGCGCTGACACGCTGACACGCTGACGCGCCACGGTCCGAACGCGGACCTGCGAGCGGGCCGGGACCCCTTCACCGGGATCCCGGCCCGCCTGCCTGCGCCTGGTTCTCGTTACCCTTCGAGCGACATGTACAGGCGAGTGCCCTGGGGTCGGAAGCCCACGCGTTCGTAGACGCGGCGCGAACCCTCGCCCGAGTACTCCAGCCAGACCGACCGGGCCCCCAGGGCGAACATGGTCCCCGTCAGTGCGGCGGTGACCGCGGCGGCGATGCCCCGGCCGCGGAAGGCCGGGCGGGTGCCCACGCCGGCCAGCTCGGAGGTGCCCTCGGCGGGAGCCGAGCACAGCGCCCCACCCGCGCAACTGCCGTCGGGGGCCCGGACGAAGCGGACCGCTCCGCCGCTCTCCTGGGTGCGGCGCAGCCGGGCCGCACCTTCCGGGGAGGAGGTGAACTCGCCGGCGAAGGCCTCGGCCAGGGCGGCGTCGATCGAGCTGTAGTCCCGCTCGGAGCACGGAGTTTCCACACCGGTGAACTGAGGCGTCGTCAGCGTCTGCGGGGTGCACACCAGGTACTCGTGCACCGCCTCGGTGGTGAAGCCCGCAGCGAGCAGTGCGGGCGCCACGGCGGGCGCCACCTCCGGCGCGAACTCGAGCCGGGGCTTGAGGCCTCGCTCGCGGAACGCCTCGATCAGGGCTGCGACGTCCTGGCCGGTCGGCTCGGCGCCGGGCAGCGGGGTGGCGTAGTTGATGTAGGGGCTGGTGGTGCTGGGGTCGAATCCCGCGACGAAGGGCCCGGTCTCGGTGACCAGGGGACGACGGCGGAGGTTGGCGACGGCAAAGCTCTGGACCTGGATGTCCATGGGTGATGTTGGCCTCACGTAGCTGACTTGCTCCGTAAACGGAGATGGCGACGGTGCGTCAGGCACCGCATCGTGGGGCCGCCGTGAGAGAAGAGCGTGGCGCTGCTCGGATCCGCTTCTGCGGTGAGAACAGACCGATCAGTGCCGACGGCGGCCGCTGAAGGACGCCGAGACCATGGACTTCGTTCCTTTGCCATCTGCGCATGCGTGGTGCATAGCGCCGCCGATCCTGCCACGGCCGGCAGCAGGCGCGCAACGGGATTGTTCGTGGGTGCCGGGCAGGGACGACGGGGCCTCCGGAATGCGCAAGACCCCAGTTTTCTGGGGTACCAGGAGGCTGGGTGGCGCCGAAGACTGGGGCCATGGACACCATTGAGCAGAACCGCATCGAAGAGAACCGAGAGATCGTGCGCGCCTTCATCGACGCGCTGTTCACCAAGGGCGACCTCACGGCGGTCGACGACTACCTGGCCGAGGACTTCCTCAACCACGATCCGCCGTTCGGCGCCGACACCACCCGCGAGGGGATGCGCCAGGCCGGCGCCCTGTTCCGCGGCGCCTTCCCCGACTGGCACGCCATGCCCGATCTCCTGATCGCGGAGAAGGACCTGGTCGCGGAACACTTCAGCGCCACCGGTACCCAGCGCGGCGAGCTGCTGGGGGTGCCGCCCACCGGGCGCACCGTCACACTGCGCGGGATCAACATCTTCCGGGTCCGGGACGGCCGCATCGTCGAACGCTGGGGCCGGCTCGACGAGCTGGGCTTCCTGCGCCAGCTCGGGCTCG is a genomic window of Kitasatospora azatica KCTC 9699 containing:
- a CDS encoding RNA polymerase sigma factor, with the translated sequence MDLDRAVRAAQEGDEEAFRQVFRTVQPLLLRYLRVLVGGDASDAEDIASETWLQITRDLHSFHGDGDGFRGWAATIARHRALDHLRARRRRPTADLPVEYLTDLPAGDDTEGAVLAAVGTQQALALIAGLPKDQAEAVLLRVVLQLDAESAAQVLGKRAGTVRMAAHRGLRRLAKLLDAPATVPAQRPGSTRAKKNSPEGVTQPGASTLKDMR
- a CDS encoding pyridoxamine 5'-phosphate oxidase family protein, with amino-acid sequence MAKHLLHRPGSTGEHFLQQAHGSTERAERFYREQVLDHLNPRMREFVARQETVFVATSDTRGECDASFRAGPPGFLHVIDERTLAYPEYRGNGVLASLGNITENGHVGLLLVDFVREVIGLHINGRARVLDDATLRGRVPGLPVETAPGRRAEHWVLVDIDEAYIHCAKHIPRFIPAPRTRAWGTDDAGRKGGDYFGAKETSGEVR
- a CDS encoding globin domain-containing protein, with translation MTETDNLTLIRSSFALVQQHGDKLTGHFYATLFLNNPQVRELFPPAMDMQRDRLFRALAGAVRMLDRPEELTTFLQQLGRDHRKYGVRAEHYDAVGAALLATLSRFAGEAWTPAVERAWTEAYGQIAAAMSGAADAEADLTPPSWLAEVVGHEQRRPDLAVLTLRPDAPFPYRAGQYTTVETARWPRVWRPYSIANAPRRDGLLTLHVRAVPAGWVSNTLVHHTQVGDVVRLGPGRGSMTLPERPARRVVCVAGGTGLAPIKALVEEMIARHRPLTLHLFVGVRRESDFYDLQSLHQLSSVFPRLLLVPVVSEEIGFQGVQGRLPEVVPAQGHWNEHEVFVAGPDDMVVSMVERFHREGVPAERLHYDLNTTPAELDITSGLLDSSGTPAGTPPTGSPRVEAGGEPQQPR
- a CDS encoding SDR family oxidoreductase, with translation MSTTEPRDTAVPRRRFVHSAGVELAVFEQGDPTAPTVLLVHGYPDTHRVWDDVAAELAADHHVVRYDVRGAGESGAPDSRDGYRLELLANDLFAVADAVSPDRPVHVVAHDWGSLQSWEAVTEPGAERRLASYTTMSGPCLDHLGYWIRHRLRRPHPRHLRQLLVQGAHSWYITVFHLPVLAPATWKFGLARAWPRVLRDLEAVRPRPDHPQSTLRQDAVRGIELYRANMRPTLRNPRERPTLVPVQLITLRRDHYVNPFLSEGLERWVPDLTRRELNATHWSALLEQGPAVAAMVREFTARIEGGAEPKRATGPLVVITGAGSGIGRATALAFAEQRATVVVCDLDLPAAERTAELVTLLGGAGHAYQVDVSDGPGMDAFAQTVAAAHGVPDVLVNNAGIGHSGTFLQTTEKEWQRVLDVNLWGVIHGCRAFGSLMAERGQGGHIVNLASAAAYLPSKVLAAYATSKAAVLMLSDCLRAELASSGIGVSAICPGIVNTNITRTSTFSGLDAAEQAAKQARVSKMYARRGFPPEKVAAEIVKAVRTGKPVVPVTVEAKAARLLGRLSPGLLRLAARFNPG
- a CDS encoding M24 family metallopeptidase, which translates into the protein MPGFDYSTQDLGRFREVQQLAYHCAEQVAAWIEPGVTERQATAKLRHCLVAEGVDDFFHVPFAWFGDRTAFRHFHTPLQFFAGKRVLEEGMPYVLDCAPVVDGYTADIGYGGKVGENAVWDRLALDLKVYRELILREVKARKPLNEVYAAVDAQIAAHGYDNRHQVYPGRVIGHQVTRNTSRAPAGVNLFGFGLRTLQTLGRELISERLHGRSPLWADGRSSRHAPTPGLWAVEPHIGLRETGIKFEELLVVTEDDAYWLDDDLPHVRRWTTLAEAAR
- a CDS encoding PDR/VanB family oxidoreductase, whose translation is MTPPNPRIDKRGQATEPAPTAAFGRTSRHDLESPPPDLYGRGHQDRFMRFMTRFSDLYTPVMGGPLLRRNPRRPEPRGRTPLALVVAAHRQVAEDVVELQLADPAGDRLPAWQPGAHLRLLLPSGRERHYSLCGDPADRHRYRIAVRRIEGGGGGSVEIHDDLHVGTRLTVRRPRNGFAFCGEPSVLLLAGGIGVTPLLPIAREAQRRGLDWHLVYAGRTAAAMPFTRELTALAAMGVPPAGGRGRVTLLTGRIPTGAELLARATPGTAVYCCGPTPMLAAVQGAFDASPATALHFERFGAAPILDGRPFSIRLGADGETLPVPADRSALDVLREARPDLPYSCHQGFCGTCKVQLLAGTPEHRDRRLTAEERADGALLPCVSRAAEGETLVLEV
- a CDS encoding metal-dependent hydrolase → MPRTAPEVHADLVLEPRDVKFDWSRLPLHWIPDEPFATHTINVLHLLLPEGERWFVELFKQALPLIRDEQLREEVLGFIGQESIHAEAHQEVLDHLLAQGLDPRPYVRQIAWLFQRVLGDKPGLSPRRRRENIIERVAFVAAIEHFTAFLGNWALNSPALDRAGADPTMLDLLRWHGAEEVEHRSVAFDLLVHLDPGYFRRVRGMMVSGPLLVHLWVRGVRFLLAADPSLDGRIQPSWKQAWQVAQRGMLPDPVQSVRSGLRYLKRGYHPTQEGSSAQALGYLAGSPAARAAGAH
- a CDS encoding CBS domain-containing protein — protein: MITARDIMHSGAQCVEGGQSLMEAAKMMRDKGVGALPICGPDKKLKGIITERDIITRCIAEGKDPATMTAMDLAGHLHCVRADDDMDAVLKKMEQHQIRRMPVIDNEKLVGMITEKDLAMGHKMAKGVTDQQIMHFMDSMFVKH
- a CDS encoding GNAT family N-acetyltransferase, encoding MDIQVQSFAVANLRRRPLVTETGPFVAGFDPSTTSPYINYATPLPGAEPTGQDVAALIEAFRERGLKPRLEFAPEVAPAVAPALLAAGFTTEAVHEYLVCTPQTLTTPQFTGVETPCSERDYSSIDAALAEAFAGEFTSSPEGAARLRRTQESGGAVRFVRAPDGSCAGGALCSAPAEGTSELAGVGTRPAFRGRGIAAAVTAALTGTMFALGARSVWLEYSGEGSRRVYERVGFRPQGTRLYMSLEG
- a CDS encoding ester cyclase, with amino-acid sequence MDTIEQNRIEENREIVRAFIDALFTKGDLTAVDDYLAEDFLNHDPPFGADTTREGMRQAGALFRGAFPDWHAMPDLLIAEKDLVAEHFSATGTQRGELLGVPPTGRTVTLRGINIFRVRDGRIVERWGRLDELGFLRQLGLAPEQE